The proteins below come from a single Fodinicola acaciae genomic window:
- the paaD gene encoding 1,2-phenylacetyl-CoA epoxidase subunit PaaD, translating to MVTTLADPRDVAETVTDPELPMLTLADLGVLRDVSVDGDVVVVTITPTYSGCPAMDAMRDDLVFALHNAGYADVEVKVALSPAWSSDWISAGGRRKLVDAGIAPPGVSGPRKKGPVPLTLGPTVRAVRCPLCGSADTALISAFGSTSCKSLHRCRSCAEPFEHVKEI from the coding sequence ATGGTGACGACCCTCGCGGATCCGCGAGATGTCGCGGAAACCGTCACCGATCCCGAGCTGCCGATGCTCACGCTCGCCGATCTCGGCGTCCTGCGTGACGTCTCGGTCGACGGCGACGTGGTCGTCGTCACGATCACGCCGACCTACTCCGGCTGTCCGGCGATGGACGCGATGCGCGACGACCTGGTTTTCGCGCTGCACAACGCCGGCTATGCCGATGTCGAGGTCAAGGTCGCGCTGTCGCCGGCGTGGAGCAGCGACTGGATCAGCGCTGGCGGTCGCCGCAAACTCGTCGATGCCGGCATCGCGCCGCCAGGAGTTTCCGGGCCACGCAAGAAAGGTCCGGTGCCGCTGACGCTCGGCCCGACCGTACGTGCCGTCCGGTGTCCGCTGTGTGGCTCGGCCGACACCGCACTGATCTCGGCTTTTGGCTCCACGTCGTGCAAGTCGCTGCACCGCTGCCGGTCGTGCGCGGAGCCTTTCGAGCACGTCAAGGAGATCTGA
- the paaC gene encoding 1,2-phenylacetyl-CoA epoxidase subunit PaaC: MMGFDNAYEAISEDNDEARWAYGTGFVDPLAGLDTTIPSDVDGADLAAYCLMLGDDALIASHRLQEWCSHAPELEDEVALANIGLDLLGQARLLLARAGKADGSDRDEDAFAYFREERDFRNVRLVEARNGDFAFSMARLLVFSAYRLALLDRLSESRDPVLAAVAAKGVKEVRYHRDYAAGWVIRLGDGTELSHERMQAGLDAVWPLVSELFQAHPVERRLTEAGVAVDPSTLRAEFDAVIEQVLSAATLTLPDVPPLAQVAGMAGRDGIHTEGMGYLLAELQSVARAHPEATW, translated from the coding sequence GTGATGGGGTTCGACAACGCCTACGAGGCGATCTCCGAGGACAACGACGAGGCCCGCTGGGCCTATGGCACGGGTTTCGTCGACCCGTTGGCCGGCCTCGACACGACCATACCGTCCGATGTGGACGGCGCCGACCTGGCCGCATACTGCCTGATGCTCGGCGACGACGCGCTGATCGCCTCGCACCGGCTGCAGGAGTGGTGCTCGCACGCTCCGGAGCTGGAGGACGAGGTCGCGCTCGCCAACATCGGCCTCGACCTGCTCGGTCAGGCGCGGCTTCTGTTGGCACGGGCCGGAAAAGCGGACGGCAGCGACCGTGACGAGGACGCTTTCGCGTACTTCCGGGAGGAACGCGACTTCCGTAACGTACGACTGGTCGAGGCCCGCAACGGCGACTTCGCCTTCTCGATGGCCCGGTTGCTGGTGTTTTCGGCGTACCGGCTGGCATTGCTCGACCGGCTGTCGGAGTCACGCGATCCGGTGCTCGCCGCGGTGGCCGCCAAGGGCGTCAAGGAAGTGAGGTATCACCGCGATTATGCGGCCGGCTGGGTCATCCGACTCGGCGACGGCACCGAGCTGTCGCATGAGCGCATGCAGGCCGGCCTCGATGCCGTGTGGCCGCTGGTTTCCGAGCTGTTCCAGGCACATCCGGTCGAGCGCAGGCTCACCGAGGCCGGTGTGGCGGTCGATCCATCGACGCTGCGCGCGGAGTTCGACGCCGTCATCGAGCAGGTGTTGTCGGCCGCGACCCTCACTTTGCCGGACGTGCCGCCGCTGGCTCAGGTGGCCGGCATGGCCGGCCGCGACGGCATCCACACCGAGGGGATGGGTTACCTCCTCGCCGAGTTGCAGAGCGTCGCGCGCGCACATCCGGAGGCAACATGGTGA
- the paaB gene encoding 1,2-phenylacetyl-CoA epoxidase subunit PaaB: MKSDWPLWEVFVRGKRGLNHVHVGSLRAADGEMAVRNARDLYTRRNEGVSIWVVPASDIVASSPDEKDPFFAPAADKVYRHPTFYDIPDNVPHM; the protein is encoded by the coding sequence GTGAAAAGCGACTGGCCATTGTGGGAGGTTTTCGTCCGTGGCAAGCGTGGTCTCAACCACGTGCACGTCGGCTCGCTGCGCGCCGCCGACGGTGAGATGGCGGTGCGAAACGCGCGCGATCTTTACACGCGGCGCAACGAAGGCGTGAGCATCTGGGTCGTACCCGCCAGCGACATCGTCGCATCCAGTCCGGACGAGAAGGATCCGTTTTTCGCTCCGGCGGCGGACAAGGTCTATCGCCATCCCACTTTTTACGACATCCCCGACAACGTGCCACACATGTGA
- the paaA gene encoding 1,2-phenylacetyl-CoA epoxidase subunit PaaA, with protein sequence MTSLEEHFDATIAAEQRIEPRDWMPDGYRKTMIRQIAQHAHSEIIGMQPEGNWITRAPSLRRKAILLAKVQDEAGHGLYLYSAAETLGADRQDLTERLITGRQKYSSIFNYPTLTYADVGVIGWLVDGAAICNQVPLCRSSYGPYARAMIRICKEESFHQRQGFELLMTMMRGTDAQRKMVQDATNRWWWPSLMMFGPPDADSTNTAQSMAWKIKRHTNDELRQRFVDMSVPQAEALGVTLPDPELRWNADRNHYDFGDIDWVEFKQVVSGNGPCNAERIAHRKSAHDNGEWVREAAAAYAAKHAEGVAA encoded by the coding sequence ATGACTTCTCTGGAAGAACACTTCGACGCCACGATCGCGGCGGAGCAGCGGATCGAGCCGCGTGACTGGATGCCGGACGGCTATCGCAAGACGATGATCCGGCAGATCGCGCAACACGCGCATTCTGAGATCATCGGCATGCAGCCGGAAGGCAACTGGATCACCCGCGCGCCTTCGTTGCGGCGCAAGGCGATCCTGCTGGCCAAGGTGCAGGACGAGGCCGGGCACGGCCTTTATCTCTACTCCGCGGCGGAGACGCTCGGCGCCGACCGGCAGGACCTGACCGAGCGGCTGATCACCGGCCGGCAGAAATACTCCTCGATCTTCAACTACCCGACGCTGACATACGCCGATGTCGGTGTCATCGGCTGGCTCGTCGACGGCGCCGCGATCTGCAACCAGGTGCCGCTGTGCCGCAGCTCGTACGGTCCATACGCACGCGCGATGATCCGGATCTGCAAGGAAGAGTCCTTTCACCAGCGGCAGGGTTTCGAGCTGCTGATGACGATGATGCGCGGCACCGACGCGCAGAGGAAAATGGTGCAGGACGCCACTAATCGGTGGTGGTGGCCATCGCTGATGATGTTTGGTCCACCGGACGCGGACTCGACCAACACCGCGCAGTCGATGGCCTGGAAGATCAAGCGACACACCAATGACGAGCTGCGGCAGCGGTTCGTGGACATGTCGGTGCCCCAGGCCGAGGCGCTCGGCGTCACGCTGCCGGACCCGGAGCTGCGCTGGAATGCCGATCGGAATCATTACGATTTCGGCGACATCGACTGGGTCGAGTTCAAGCAGGTCGTCTCCGGTAACGGGCCGTGCAACGCCGAGCGGATCGCGCATCGCAAGAGCGCGCACGACAACGGCGAGTGGGTCCGCGAGGCCGCGGCCGCCTATGCGGCCAAACACGCGGAGGGAGTCGCGGCGTGA
- the paaZ gene encoding phenylacetic acid degradation bifunctional protein PaaZ: MAPLRSYVAGNWYEPTDAGTPLHDAVTGAEVARISSAGVDLAGALDYGRRVGGPALRELTFHQRAALLKALGSHLREHREELYAVSTQTGATLFDSKFDIDGGFGVLLGYASKAKRELPNDTVYVDGAVEPLGRGGTFLGQHICTPLHGVSVQINAFNFPVWGPLEKFAPAFLAGVPSLVKPASLTAYLTAKLVELIVDSGILPEGSLQFVCGGVGDLFDHLTEQDLVGFTGSASTAARLRAHPVVVRNAVRFNAEADSLNMSVLGPDATPGTAEFDLYVKQLVTEMTVKAGQKCTAIRRAFVPAELVDDVVAAVSERLAKVTVGNPANKDVRMGALAGLEQREEVRRSLKSLLEAGKLAFGDPEHVELVDADPERGAFISPILIRCDDPDSAAPHEVEAFGPVSTVLPYASADQVIGLAARGKGSLAGSIVTADADFARQVVTGTAPWHGRLLVLDSTDAAESTGHGSPLPALVHGGPGRAGGGEEMAGMRGVLHYMQRTAVQGSPAVLGKVTGQWIAGAERRTDDVHPFRKSLAELRVGDAVVAGPRTVTLADIDHFAEFTGDTFYAHTDEEAATANPLFGGIVAHGYLVVSLAAGLFVEPRPGPVLANYGLENLRFLTPVYPGDELTVTLTAKQITPRENADYGEVRWDADVTKQDGSSVAKYDVLTLVAKS; this comes from the coding sequence ATGGCACCGTTGCGCAGCTATGTGGCCGGAAACTGGTATGAACCGACCGACGCCGGGACACCGCTGCACGATGCGGTCACCGGCGCCGAAGTCGCACGGATCTCCTCCGCCGGCGTCGACCTGGCCGGCGCGCTCGACTACGGCCGGCGGGTCGGTGGTCCGGCGTTGCGCGAGCTGACGTTCCACCAACGCGCGGCGCTGCTCAAGGCACTTGGCTCGCATTTGCGCGAGCACCGCGAAGAGTTGTACGCCGTCTCCACGCAGACCGGTGCCACGCTCTTCGACTCGAAGTTCGACATCGACGGCGGTTTCGGCGTTTTGCTGGGATATGCCAGCAAAGCCAAGCGCGAGTTGCCAAACGACACCGTCTACGTCGACGGAGCGGTCGAGCCGCTCGGCCGCGGCGGCACCTTCCTCGGCCAGCACATCTGCACGCCGTTGCACGGAGTTTCGGTGCAGATCAACGCGTTCAACTTTCCGGTCTGGGGACCGCTGGAGAAGTTCGCGCCGGCCTTCCTCGCCGGTGTGCCGAGTCTGGTCAAGCCGGCCAGCCTGACCGCCTATCTCACCGCGAAACTCGTCGAGCTGATCGTCGACTCCGGCATCCTGCCGGAGGGCTCACTGCAGTTCGTCTGCGGCGGCGTCGGCGACCTGTTCGACCACCTGACCGAGCAGGATCTCGTCGGTTTCACCGGCTCCGCGTCCACCGCCGCTCGGCTTCGCGCGCATCCGGTGGTCGTACGCAACGCGGTCAGGTTCAACGCAGAGGCCGACTCGCTCAACATGTCGGTCCTCGGACCGGACGCCACCCCGGGCACCGCCGAGTTTGACTTGTACGTCAAACAACTCGTGACCGAAATGACGGTCAAGGCCGGACAGAAGTGCACCGCGATCCGCCGTGCTTTCGTGCCAGCAGAGCTGGTCGACGACGTGGTCGCCGCGGTTTCCGAGCGGCTGGCCAAAGTCACCGTCGGCAACCCGGCCAACAAGGACGTACGCATGGGTGCGCTGGCTGGTCTGGAGCAGCGAGAGGAAGTCCGCCGGTCGCTGAAATCCCTGTTGGAGGCCGGAAAGCTGGCGTTCGGCGACCCCGAGCACGTCGAGCTGGTCGACGCGGACCCGGAGCGCGGCGCGTTCATCTCCCCCATCCTGATCCGCTGCGACGACCCGGATTCGGCCGCACCACACGAGGTCGAGGCTTTCGGTCCGGTGAGCACGGTGCTGCCGTACGCGTCCGCCGACCAGGTGATCGGTCTTGCCGCGCGCGGCAAGGGAAGTCTCGCCGGCTCGATCGTCACCGCCGACGCCGACTTCGCTCGCCAGGTCGTCACCGGCACGGCACCGTGGCACGGCCGCCTGCTGGTGCTCGACTCCACCGACGCCGCCGAGTCGACCGGTCACGGCTCACCGCTGCCGGCTCTCGTGCACGGTGGTCCTGGTCGTGCCGGCGGCGGCGAGGAAATGGCCGGCATGCGCGGTGTGCTGCATTACATGCAGCGTACGGCGGTGCAAGGAAGTCCAGCGGTGCTCGGGAAAGTCACCGGCCAGTGGATAGCAGGCGCGGAGCGCAGGACCGACGACGTACATCCGTTCCGCAAAAGCCTCGCCGAGCTTCGCGTCGGCGACGCGGTTGTCGCCGGTCCACGCACGGTCACGTTGGCCGACATCGACCATTTCGCCGAGTTCACCGGTGACACTTTCTACGCTCACACCGATGAGGAAGCCGCCACGGCCAATCCGTTGTTCGGCGGCATTGTCGCGCACGGATATCTGGTGGTCTCACTGGCCGCCGGCCTGTTCGTCGAGCCGCGGCCAGGGCCTGTCCTTGCCAACTACGGCCTGGAAAACCTGCGGTTCCTCACCCCGGTCTATCCGGGCGACGAGCTGACCGTGACGCTGACCGCCAAGCAGATCACCCCGCGGGAAAACGCCGACTATGGCGAGGTGCGCTGGGATGCCGACGTGACCAAGCAGGACGGCTCGTCGGTGGCGAAATACGACGTACTGACCTTGGTTGCCAAATCATGA
- the paaI gene encoding hydroxyphenylacetyl-CoA thioesterase PaaI, with product MMAEDRASAGLGIELVELSAGRAVARMTVRPDMVNGHAIAHGGLVFTLADTAFACACNSYGPVTVAAGADITFVASAKQGDVLTATAQERVSYGRSGVYDVTVVRASGDVIAEFRGRSRQLRESAG from the coding sequence ATGATGGCCGAGGACCGGGCGTCCGCCGGCCTCGGCATCGAGCTGGTGGAGCTGTCCGCCGGCCGTGCGGTCGCGCGAATGACGGTCAGACCGGACATGGTCAACGGTCACGCGATCGCACATGGCGGCCTGGTCTTCACGCTGGCCGACACGGCTTTCGCCTGCGCGTGCAACTCGTACGGACCCGTCACGGTTGCCGCCGGTGCCGACATCACCTTCGTCGCATCGGCAAAGCAGGGCGACGTGCTCACCGCAACCGCACAGGAACGCGTTTCGTACGGCCGAAGTGGCGTCTACGACGTCACGGTCGTGCGGGCCAGCGGGGACGTCATTGCGGAGTTTCGCGGCCGCAGCAGGCAACTCAGGGAGAGTGCGGGATGA
- the paaK gene encoding phenylacetate--CoA ligase PaaK, with protein sequence MSTRWDDAERMSIDELRATQLERLQWTLRHAYDNVPAYRRKFDAAGVHPDDCRSLDDLARFPFTSKQDLRDNYPFDMFAVPMEQVRRIHASSGTTGRPTVVGYTEQDIDTWATVMARSIRAAGGRPGDRVHVAYGYGLFTGGLGAHYGAEKLGCTVIPMSGGMTARQVQLINDFKPTVIMLTPTYMLTMIDEFAKAGLDPRESSLRLGIFGAEPWTDEMRKEIEERAGIDATDIYGLSEVIGPGVAQECLETKDGPHIWEDHFYPEVIDPVTGEIAEEGELVFTSLTKQAMPVIRYRTRDLTRLLPGTARPSFRRMERITGRTDDMIILRGVNLFPTQIEELLVPMAGLAPHFQLVLTRPDRMDELTVRVEARPEASSEARELAGKELAQQVKDRVGVSVRVAVVDPDTLERSMGKLRRIIDQR encoded by the coding sequence ATGAGCACGAGGTGGGACGACGCCGAGCGGATGTCGATCGACGAGCTGCGTGCCACGCAGCTCGAGCGTCTACAGTGGACACTGCGACACGCGTACGACAACGTGCCGGCCTATCGGCGCAAGTTCGACGCGGCCGGCGTGCATCCGGACGACTGCCGGTCGTTGGACGACCTCGCCCGTTTTCCGTTCACCAGCAAGCAGGATCTGCGCGACAACTATCCGTTTGACATGTTCGCGGTGCCGATGGAGCAGGTGCGCCGCATCCACGCGTCCAGCGGCACGACCGGCCGGCCGACCGTTGTCGGTTACACCGAGCAGGACATCGACACCTGGGCCACGGTGATGGCCAGGTCGATCCGCGCCGCCGGCGGCCGGCCAGGCGACCGCGTGCACGTGGCGTACGGCTATGGTCTTTTCACTGGCGGCCTCGGCGCGCACTATGGTGCGGAAAAGCTTGGCTGCACGGTGATTCCCATGTCCGGCGGCATGACCGCGCGGCAGGTGCAGCTGATCAACGATTTCAAGCCGACGGTCATCATGCTGACGCCGACGTACATGCTGACGATGATCGACGAGTTTGCGAAGGCCGGCCTCGACCCGCGAGAAAGCTCGCTGCGGCTCGGCATTTTCGGCGCCGAGCCGTGGACCGACGAGATGCGCAAGGAGATCGAGGAGCGCGCCGGCATCGACGCGACCGACATTTACGGCCTGTCCGAGGTGATCGGGCCCGGCGTCGCGCAGGAATGCCTGGAAACCAAGGACGGTCCGCACATCTGGGAGGATCATTTCTATCCGGAGGTCATCGACCCGGTCACCGGCGAGATCGCCGAGGAAGGCGAGCTGGTCTTCACCTCGTTGACAAAGCAGGCGATGCCGGTGATCCGCTATCGCACCCGCGATCTCACCCGGCTCCTGCCGGGCACCGCGCGGCCGAGTTTTCGCCGGATGGAGCGGATAACCGGCCGCACCGACGACATGATCATCCTGCGTGGCGTCAACCTCTTCCCGACCCAGATCGAGGAGCTGCTGGTGCCGATGGCGGGCCTCGCGCCACATTTCCAGCTGGTGCTCACCCGGCCGGACCGGATGGACGAGCTGACCGTACGTGTCGAGGCGCGTCCGGAGGCGTCGAGCGAGGCTCGCGAGCTGGCCGGCAAGGAGTTGGCGCAACAGGTGAAGGATCGAGTCGGCGTGAGCGTACGCGTGGCGGTCGTCGACCCCGACACTTTGGAACGCTCGATGGGAAAACTGCGGCGCATCATCGACCAGCGATGA
- a CDS encoding TetR/AcrR family transcriptional regulator has product MTAATRRGRPGYDQESLLRVAVKVFNERGYDGTSMEDLSRKLGITKSAIYHHVASKEELLRLALDRALDGLFAVAAEVEAADGPAINRLERLVRGSVGVLVEQLPFVTLLLRVRGNTKVERAALARRREFDHLVTDLVKQAAAEGDVRPDVDPAVTARLLFGLVNSLIEWYRPRGGLSGDELADVLSKVAFDGLRSR; this is encoded by the coding sequence ATGACGGCCGCGACCCGCCGGGGACGGCCCGGCTATGACCAGGAGTCACTGCTGCGCGTGGCAGTGAAGGTTTTCAACGAGCGCGGCTATGACGGCACCAGCATGGAGGACCTGTCCCGCAAGCTCGGCATCACCAAGTCGGCGATCTATCATCACGTCGCCAGCAAGGAGGAGTTGCTGCGGCTCGCGCTGGACCGCGCGCTCGACGGATTGTTCGCCGTGGCGGCCGAAGTCGAGGCCGCGGACGGGCCGGCGATCAACCGGCTGGAGCGACTCGTACGCGGCAGCGTCGGTGTCCTCGTCGAGCAGCTGCCGTTTGTCACCTTGCTCTTGCGCGTACGCGGCAACACCAAAGTCGAGCGCGCCGCACTCGCACGACGCCGCGAATTTGACCATCTCGTCACGGATTTGGTCAAGCAGGCCGCGGCGGAAGGCGACGTGCGTCCGGACGTCGACCCGGCGGTCACCGCGAGGTTGCTTTTCGGCCTCGTCAACTCGCTGATCGAGTGGTACAGGCCACGGGGCGGCCTGTCTGGCGACGAGTTGGCCGACGTCTTGTCCAAAGTCGCCTTCGACGGCCTTCGATCGCGGTAG
- a CDS encoding CPBP family intramembrane glutamic endopeptidase, which translates to MAGSTGDLLPGNDVRAAALGLAGGVSKNTKGILAFLAISFGFAWAGMFGTHLWLGLSLVNPLVQLPWAFSPAIAAVVVRKWVTKEGFADAGLRFRWRGNLRWYLISWLGPLALAVVAVVIAAVVGLWRFDLSILDHLVPGLPGWACLAILMVVTPLLAPIYWGEEFGWTSYLRLRLWTDRPALSVIATGLIWAIWHYPLAFLGYIEFTNVTLGLLVWTVSFQFQEILLAWIRVRSGSIWPTSIAHAGNNMVFSLLTGILLEESGKLDVITVMLITTAALALAAVLTVLNRRFRRDLASLSPTQADAHSRA; encoded by the coding sequence ATGGCTGGCTCTACCGGTGATCTGCTGCCTGGCAACGATGTGCGCGCCGCCGCGCTCGGCTTGGCTGGTGGCGTGTCGAAAAATACCAAGGGGATCCTCGCATTTCTGGCCATCTCGTTCGGGTTCGCGTGGGCCGGCATGTTCGGTACGCATCTGTGGCTCGGACTGTCGCTGGTCAATCCGCTCGTCCAGCTGCCGTGGGCCTTCTCGCCGGCGATCGCCGCGGTGGTCGTGCGAAAATGGGTGACCAAGGAAGGCTTCGCCGACGCCGGCCTGCGTTTTCGCTGGCGTGGCAACCTACGGTGGTATCTGATCAGCTGGCTCGGTCCGCTCGCGCTGGCCGTCGTCGCGGTCGTCATCGCCGCGGTCGTTGGCCTGTGGCGTTTCGATCTCAGCATTCTGGACCACCTCGTGCCTGGCCTGCCCGGCTGGGCCTGCCTCGCGATCCTGATGGTGGTGACGCCACTACTCGCGCCGATCTACTGGGGTGAGGAGTTTGGCTGGACGAGCTATCTGCGGCTGCGCCTGTGGACCGACCGGCCGGCGCTGTCGGTCATCGCGACCGGCCTGATCTGGGCGATCTGGCATTATCCGCTGGCTTTCCTCGGCTACATCGAGTTCACCAACGTCACGCTCGGCCTGCTCGTCTGGACGGTTTCGTTCCAGTTTCAGGAAATCCTGCTGGCCTGGATCCGCGTACGGAGCGGCAGCATCTGGCCGACGAGCATCGCGCACGCCGGCAACAACATGGTTTTCTCACTCCTCACAGGCATATTGCTGGAGGAGAGCGGCAAACTCGATGTCATCACCGTCATGCTCATCACCACCGCCGCACTCGCCCTGGCCGCCGTGCTGACCGTCCTCAACCGCCGCTTCCGCCGCGATCTCGCCTCGCTCTCCCCCACTCAGGCGGACGCCCACAGCCGCGCTTGA
- a CDS encoding DUF397 domain-containing protein — protein sequence MLNSHMWRKSSRSGSGDNCVEVADATDRILVRDSKLGESSAVLQFTTSQWSAFLALAKTR from the coding sequence ATGCTCAATTCGCACATGTGGCGTAAGTCAAGCCGCAGTGGCAGCGGTGACAACTGCGTTGAGGTTGCCGACGCGACCGATCGTATTCTCGTACGCGACTCCAAGCTCGGCGAGTCGTCAGCCGTCCTCCAGTTCACCACCTCGCAGTGGAGCGCGTTCCTAGCTCTCGCCAAAACGCGCTGA
- a CDS encoding helix-turn-helix domain-containing protein, with product MPVAKAKTVKRRRLAAEMRQHREAAGITAEAVAEKLECHPSRISRIEAGSVNVTSRDVRDYLEFCGVEGAELEALVDLAKQAKKKGWWQGYQDVLAGSYVGLESEASKIRTYEVQLVPGLLQTEAYVRAMTRAIKPIATDEEIERRIEVRLRRQELLTQSAPPKYWVILDESILHRAVGGPDVMRAQLIRLTEVAQLPNVDIQVLAFDAQAHAGLDGPFTILDFADPKDAPLVYIEAMGGSALYLEEADEIEAYSTVFDHVRAAALAPDESLERLKTAARRL from the coding sequence GTGCCCGTAGCTAAGGCGAAGACCGTCAAGCGCCGCCGGCTTGCCGCCGAGATGCGCCAACACCGCGAGGCCGCCGGCATCACCGCCGAGGCGGTCGCCGAGAAGCTGGAGTGCCATCCGTCGCGGATCAGCCGCATCGAGGCCGGATCGGTCAACGTGACTTCCCGGGACGTACGCGACTACCTGGAGTTTTGCGGTGTCGAGGGCGCCGAGCTGGAGGCGCTGGTCGATCTCGCCAAGCAGGCCAAGAAGAAAGGCTGGTGGCAGGGCTACCAGGACGTACTCGCCGGATCGTACGTGGGACTCGAGAGCGAAGCGTCGAAGATTCGGACGTACGAGGTCCAGCTCGTGCCTGGACTCCTGCAAACCGAGGCATACGTGCGCGCGATGACTCGCGCGATCAAGCCAATCGCCACGGACGAGGAGATCGAGCGGCGGATCGAGGTACGACTGCGGCGCCAGGAGCTGCTGACGCAGTCAGCACCGCCGAAATACTGGGTAATCCTCGACGAATCCATATTGCATCGAGCAGTTGGCGGTCCAGACGTCATGCGCGCACAGCTCATACGCCTGACCGAGGTGGCTCAGCTTCCGAACGTCGACATCCAGGTCCTTGCTTTCGACGCGCAGGCACATGCCGGTCTCGACGGACCGTTCACGATTCTCGATTTCGCCGATCCAAAGGACGCTCCGTTGGTCTACATCGAGGCCATGGGTGGCAGCGCTCTCTATCTCGAGGAAGCGGATGAAATCGAGGCGTACTCAACGGTCTTCGATCACGTCCGTGCAGCAGCGCTTGCTCCGGATGAATCGTTGGAGCGTCTAAAGACTGCAGCACGCAGACTCTGA
- a CDS encoding SDR family NAD(P)-dependent oxidoreductase, whose amino-acid sequence MDLRLTGKAALVTGGTRGIGLAIARSLAAEGVSVTVCGRDQENLRQVCQAEALHGVVADVTVPEQLAAAVEAATDHSGRLDLLVANAGGSVGGSLLDSSYQDWEHTYRLNVLHAAHAVRCATPHLEKRGGSVVIVSSITGWKPGPSSSYASTKAAEIHLAATLAQELGRRGIRVNALSPGSTLFPGGGWESFGERFPDRLAAFAEQDFPAGRLVDIQQVADVACFLLSDRASGITGANICVDGGQIQPSAGRFW is encoded by the coding sequence ATGGATTTGCGACTGACCGGAAAGGCGGCCCTGGTCACCGGCGGCACCCGCGGCATCGGCCTCGCCATCGCTCGTTCGCTCGCGGCCGAAGGCGTCTCGGTGACGGTCTGCGGACGAGACCAGGAAAATTTACGGCAGGTCTGCCAGGCCGAGGCCCTGCACGGCGTGGTGGCCGACGTCACGGTGCCGGAACAGCTGGCCGCCGCGGTCGAGGCGGCGACTGACCACAGTGGACGGTTGGACCTGTTGGTCGCCAACGCCGGCGGCTCGGTCGGCGGCAGCCTGCTCGATTCTTCGTACCAGGACTGGGAACACACCTATCGGCTGAACGTGCTGCACGCGGCGCACGCCGTACGGTGCGCCACCCCACACCTGGAAAAGCGCGGCGGCTCGGTCGTCATCGTCTCGTCCATCACCGGCTGGAAGCCGGGACCGTCCTCGTCGTACGCCTCGACCAAGGCGGCCGAGATCCACCTGGCCGCGACACTGGCGCAGGAGCTCGGCCGGCGCGGCATCCGGGTCAACGCGCTCAGTCCTGGCTCGACGCTGTTTCCCGGCGGTGGCTGGGAAAGTTTCGGTGAGCGGTTTCCGGACCGGCTGGCCGCCTTCGCCGAGCAGGACTTCCCGGCCGGCCGCCTGGTCGACATCCAGCAGGTCGCCGACGTGGCGTGTTTTCTGTTGTCCGACCGCGCTTCCGGCATCACCGGCGCCAACATCTGCGTCGACGGCGGCCAAATCCAGCCAAGCGCCGGCCGCTTCTGGTAG
- a CDS encoding hydrophobic protein: protein MPIILLVLVLVVLLGAGGFAWNVLWYLAAALLIVWIIGFFVRIAGGTRWYRW from the coding sequence ATGCCTATTATTCTTCTCGTACTGGTATTGGTGGTGCTGCTCGGCGCGGGTGGCTTCGCCTGGAACGTGCTCTGGTATCTGGCCGCCGCGCTGCTGATCGTCTGGATCATCGGGTTCTTCGTCCGGATTGCCGGCGGGACACGCTGGTATCGGTGGTAG